A single region of the Winslowiella toletana genome encodes:
- the lolA gene encoding outer membrane lipoprotein chaperone LolA — translation MKKLLLSCCLLATLTSTAALADAASDLQQRLGKVKSFHASFTQKVTDASGSSVQDGEGELWVQRPNLFNWHMTAPDESVLISDGKTLWFYNPFVEQVSASWLKDATSNTPFMLIARNQSSDWQQYNIKQQGDNFALTPKSAAGNLKQFTINVSPNGTINQFSAIEQDDQRSSYTLKTQQNGAVSADKFTFTPPKGVTVDDQRQ, via the coding sequence ATGAAAAAATTATTACTTTCTTGCTGCCTGCTGGCTACCCTGACTTCGACGGCTGCACTGGCTGATGCTGCCAGTGATTTGCAGCAACGCCTGGGCAAAGTTAAAAGCTTCCATGCCAGCTTTACGCAGAAAGTTACCGATGCCAGCGGCTCTTCGGTACAGGATGGTGAAGGTGAGCTGTGGGTTCAACGGCCGAATCTGTTTAACTGGCATATGACAGCGCCGGATGAAAGCGTGCTGATCTCCGACGGCAAAACTTTGTGGTTTTACAACCCGTTTGTCGAGCAGGTCAGTGCCAGCTGGCTGAAAGATGCTACCAGCAACACGCCATTTATGCTGATTGCACGTAACCAGTCCAGCGACTGGCAGCAGTACAACATTAAGCAGCAGGGCGACAATTTTGCACTGACGCCGAAAAGCGCCGCCGGTAACCTGAAGCAGTTCACCATCAACGTTTCACCTAATGGCACCATTAATCAGTTCAGTGCCATTGAGCAAGACGATCAGCGCAGTTCTTATACGCTGAAAACCCAGCAGAATGGTGCAGTAAGTGCTGACAAGTTTACTTTTACGCCACCTAAAGGCGTGACGGTTGACGATCAGCGTCAGTGA